A region from the Neomonachus schauinslandi chromosome 2, ASM220157v2, whole genome shotgun sequence genome encodes:
- the LOC110584091 gene encoding zinc finger protein 705A — translation MQPLESVTFEDVVVDFTKEEWALLDISQRKLFRDVMLENIRHLVSLGYQHCKSDVIFPLEQGEELWREGTGFLQGQSSGRESALKEQELIATQHISRKDTSTIMPVQKSHTPEDPFEYNALEEDFTHTFMLTQHLLTHTEKTPYISKQCPKSLSDQSYLNQHKQIHTRGKSCECHLCGKAFSNCSSLRRHEMTHTGEKPYECHICGNAFIQSSDLRKHNLTHTGEKPYECHLCGKAFSQSSNLRQHERTHTGEQPYECHLCGKAFSKCSALRRHERTHTGEKPYECHLCGKSFSQCSALRRHEGTHNGEKIMNIFSKYSDLR, via the exons ATGCAGCCACTG GAATCAGTGACATTTGAAGATGTAGTTGTAGACTTCACCAAGGAAGAGTGGGCCCTGCTGGACATATCCCAGCGAAAGCTGTTCAGGGATGTCATGCTGGAAAATATACGTCATCTGGTCTCCCTGG GATATCAGCATTGCAAATCAGATGTGATTTTCCCGTTGGAGCAAGGAGAAGAGCTGTGGAGAGAAGGAACTGGATTTCTCCAAGGCCAGAGTTCAG gcAGGGAAAGTGCCCTTAAAGAACAAGAATTGATAGCCACACAACATATCAGCAGGAAGGACACATCTACAATCATGCCAGTG CAGAAATCTCATACTCCAGAGGATCCCTTTGAATATAATGCTTTGGAAGAAGATTTCACTCATACCTTCATGTTGACTCAGCATTTGTTAACTCACACAGAAAAGACACCTTATATCAGTAAACAGTGTCCAAAATCCCTTAGTGACCAGTCGTACCTTAATCAACATAAGCAAATTCACACCAGAGGTAAATCATGTGAGTGTCATCTGTGTGGAAAAGCCTTTAGTAATTGCTCGAGCCTTAGGAGACATGAGATgactcacactggagagaaaccatatgaatGCCATATCTGTGGGAATGCCTTTATTCAAAGCTCTGACCTTAGAAAACACAATCTaactcacactggagagaaaccatatgaatGTCATctatgtgggaaagccttcagtcaGTCCTCCAACCTCAGACAGCACGAGAGAACGCACACTGGAGAGCAGCCATATGAATGTCATctatgtgggaaagccttcagtaaATGCTCTGCCCTTCGACGACATGAGAGAActcacactggagaaaaaccaTACGAATGTCATCTTTGTGGGAAATCCTTCAGTCAGTGTTCTGCTCTTAGACGACACGAGGGAACCCACAATGGAGAGAAAATTATGAACATCTTCAGTAAATATTCTGACCTTAGATAA